The following coding sequences lie in one Mus musculus strain C57BL/6J chromosome 11, GRCm38.p6 C57BL/6J genomic window:
- the Gip gene encoding gastric inhibitory polypeptide isoform X1: protein MVALKTCSLLLVLLFLAVGLGEKEEVEFRSHAKFAGPRPRGPRYAEGTFISDYSIAMDKIRQQDFVNWLLAQRGKKSDWKHNITQREARALVLAGQSQGKEDKEAQESSLPKSLSDDDVLRDLLIQELLAWMVDQTELCRLRSQ from the exons ATGGTGGCTTTGAAGACCTGCTCTCTGTTGCTGGTGCTCCTGTTCCTGGCTGTTGGgctgggagaaaaagaagaggttgAGTTCCG aTCCCATGCTAAATTTGCTGGCCCTCGACCTCGAGGTCCAAGGTACGCAGAGGGGACTTTCATCAGTGATTACAGCATCGCCATGGACAAGATCCGACAACAAGACTTCGTGAACTGGCTGCTGGcacagagggggaagaagagtGA CTGGAAACACAACATCACCCAGAGAGAGGCCCGGGCTTTGGTGCTGGCAGGGCAATCTCAGGGAAAGGAGGACAAAGAGGCACAGGAGAG CTCTTTGCCCAAGAGCCTCAGTGATGATGATGTGCTGAGAGACCTTCTGATTCAAGAGCTACTGGCCTGGATGGTGGACCAAACAGAGCTCTGCCGACTCAG GTCTCAGTGA